From the genome of Papaver somniferum cultivar HN1 chromosome 2, ASM357369v1, whole genome shotgun sequence, one region includes:
- the LOC113352720 gene encoding F-box/kelch-repeat protein At1g57790-like translates to MDRDNYYSVVSFSSLPTSSDCVVFAMDESKDGIYIDFIRRREAHWRSHNFDTTTIGSYGPFLDTAIFLDGAFFCVDHHGNVGVFSTKDTSWKVEPHEIKEPHEIYVNDSSPGFLVECGGDLLLVKLEYDEKPIRILNLVSLLWNG, encoded by the coding sequence ATGGATAGGGATAATTATTATTCAGTcgtatctttttcttctttgccGACATCTTCAGATTGCGTAGTTTTTGCTATGGATGAGAGTAAGGATGGAATCTATATCGATTTCATTAGAAGGCGAGAAGCACATTGGCGTTCTCATAACTTTGATACTACTACTATTGGATCATACGGGCCATTCCTTGACACCGCGATTTTTCTCGACGGGGCTTTCTTTTGCGTCGATCATCATGGAAACGTGGGAGTTTTTTCAACAAAGGATACCAGTTGGAAAGTTGAACCTCATGAAATAAAAGAACCTCATGAAATATATGTTAATGACAGTTCTCCGGGTTTTTTAGTAGAGTGTGGTGGAgatcttttattagtgaaattagAATATGACGAGAAGCCGATTAGGATTCTCAATTTAGTTTCTCTGTTATGGAATGGGTAA
- the LOC113352721 gene encoding AP2-like ethylene-responsive transcription factor AIL1 — MKCGDSTSRGEISPQLLDLNSEWVVEGDSGGSDERRIFGGSEERKLELKLGPPCEVNKIPISLLFTSTLTSTTTTNNTSHFNYTKRQKISQYRGVTRDIRKAKYKAQFWDGSCRKEGIRKGKQVYLGVYDEEDTAAKAYDLAALKYLGPTARINFPLSNYQKEIIEMENMKKEEYVATLKRKSTGFSRGVSMYKGVRRCGKRWQAVIKSAANKRSYLGTFGTQQEAAEVYDIAAIKSRGASAVTNFPTCNYDVEHICSNATLIGGDITKRPSRQNSSSCIAAIENESVVVPN; from the exons ATGAAGTGCGGAGATTCCACAAGCCGAGGAGAAATTAGTCCACAGCTGCTGGATTTGAATTCAGAATGGGTAGTAGAAGGAGATAGTGGTGGTAGTGatgaaagaagaatttttggtgGTTCAGAGGAAAGAAAACTGGAACTAAAACTTGGGCCACCTTGTGAAGTAAACAAAATACCTATTTCACTTCTATTTACTTCAACTTTGACTAGTACTACTACTACAAATAATACTTCCCACTTCAACTATACAAAGAGGCAAAAAATTTCTCAATACCGTGGTGTTACTAGAGATATACGGAAAGCAAAATATAAAGCGCAATTCTGGGATGGAAGTTGTAGAAAAGAAGGtataagaaaaggaaaacaag TTTATCTTG GTGTATATGATGAGGAAGATACAGCAGCCAAGGCTTATGATTTAGCTGCATTGAAGTATCTTGGCCCTACTGCTCGTATAAATTTCCCT TTATCCAATTATCAGAAAGAAATTATAGAAATGGAGAACATGAAGAAAGAGGAATATGTTGCCACTTTAAAAAG AAAAAGTACTGGCTTTTCAAGGGGTGTATCAATGTACAAAGGAGTGAGAAGGTGTGGTAAAAGATGGCAAGCTGTAATCAAGAGTGCCGCAAACAAGCGCTCATATCTTGGAACTTTCG gTACACAACAGGAAGCAGCCGAGGTATATGACATTGCAGCAATAAAATCCAGAGGTGCAAGTGCAGTGACCAATTTTCCAACTTGTAACTATGATGTTGAACATATATGTTCAAACGCGACTCTAATTGGTGGTGATATTACAAAACGTCCATCGCGTCAGAACTCTTCGTCATGTATTGCTGCCATCGAAAATGAGTCAGTCGTGGTACCTAATTAG
- the LOC113352722 gene encoding AP2-like ethylene-responsive transcription factor AIL1, which translates to MYILGVVDLERRRENNEEDKAAKAYDLAALKYYGPTTQTNFPLSVYEKELNEMKNMKKEEYIATLKRQSGGFSKGASIYRGVRRSGERWQARIRVPNKYLSLGTFGTQEEAAKAYDIAALKYRGASAVTNFPISNYNVEHICSSSMLTGDDIAKRPSPQNSSSYVAAIENELVSCRTKLALSL; encoded by the exons atctagagaggagacgcgaaaataaTGAGGAAGATAAAGCAGCCAAGGCTTATGATTTAGCTGCATTGAAGTATTATGGTCCTACAACTCAAACAAATTTCCCA TTATCCGTTTATGAGAAAGAACTCAAtgaaatgaagaacatgaagaaagaagaatacATAGCCACCTTGAAAAG ACAAAGTGGTGGCTTTTCAAAGGGTGCATCAATATATAGAGGAGTGAGAAGGTCCGGTGAAAGATGGCAAGCTCGAATTAGAGTCCCAAACAAGTATTTGAGTCTTGGAACTTTCG GTACACAAGAGGAAGCAGCCAAGGCATATGACATTGCAGCATTAAAATACAGAGGTGCAAGTGCAGTGACAAATTTTCCTATTAGTAACTATAATGTTGAACATATATGTTCAAGTTCGATGTTAACCGGTGATGATATTGCAAAACGTCCATCGCCTCAGAACTCTTCGTCGTATGTTGCTGCCATCGAAAATGAGTTAGTCAGTTGTCGTACCAAATTGGCTTTAAGCCTTTAA